ACCAAAATGAAAAACAATATCTCCACCGTGCTTGTGGTAGGGAGAAAGTCCGCCTTCACCCGTATTATGAAATGCTCCCGCTTTTCTAACCCCTTTATTCATAGCCTCAACGGCTGCAGCAGATAAAGAGCCAAAGCTCATTGCAGATACATTTATAACACTAGCAGGTCTAAATGGTTTTCTACGATTGTTATGTAGACCCATAACTTTGGCACATGGTATAAAGGTTGGTTCTGTAGCATTAGGGTGCCCGTTAGGAACTTCAAACCCCATCATTCTATTTTTTATGAATATATGTTGGTGTGCATAAAGATCACGGTCAGATCCAAAACCTTCATAATTGTTCTCTTTTTTTGCCGAAGCATAAATCCAACCTCTTTCTATTCTATTAAAAGGCAGTTCTTCCCTATTATTTGCAACAAAATATTGTCGCATTTCTGGACCAATACTCTCTAACCAATAGCGTAAATGTCCCACTACAGGGAAATTGTGCTTAATAGTATGTCGTTTTTGGATAAATATATCCCAAATCGCAACTAAAAAAATAAACAAAAAAATCCAAGCCCACCATGGTAGGCTTGGAATGCTATTTAAAAATTGATTCATCAAAATTATCCTTTTGGTTTAATATCTAATAGTGGTGTTTGATCACTATTCAAATAATCTATACTCATTTCTGTTAAAGCACGTACTCCTAAAAGTAAACCACTGTCATCTATTAAAAAATCTGGTGTATGGTGAGGAAATGATTCGGTACTACCTGGTGTCATTCCGCCTAAGAAAAAGAAAAAACCGGGTGCTTCTCTTTGAAAGTATGAGAAATCTTCTGCACCGGTTACCGCTTTTTGATTTTGCACATTTGCATTACCCGCTATCCTTCTAATAGTAGGTAGCATTTGCTCTACCAATTCTGGATTGTTATAAGTAATGTCAGTAGCATCCTTAATTTCACAGGTAGCCTCACCACCATATGCCTTGGCTATATCCTTAACCATTTCGACCATGCGCTTGTTAAGTTTGTCTTTCATGTCATAATCCAATGTTCTAATTGTACCGATCATCTCAGCAGATTCAGGTATAATATTAAAACGAACACCACTTCTAATTTTACCAACGGTAATTACCGCAGCTTCATTGGTAAGATCAGTTTCTCTACTTATGATAGATTGCAGTCCATCAATAATTTTTGCACTAATTAAAATCGGATCTACACCTGCCCATGGTTGAGAACCGTGAGATTGTTTTCCTTTAACATTAATAGTAAATTCTTGAGCTGCGGCCATAGTGCCGCCAGACTTATATTTGATAACACCAACTGGGGTTTGAGAGTTAATGTGTAAACCAAAAATAGCATCTACTTTTGGACTATTCATTACACCTTCTTTTACCATTAATAAAGCTCCGCCTTCTTCTCCTGGTGGTGGACCTTCTTCTGCTGGTTGAAAGATAAATTTAACGGTGCCTTTGATTTTATCTTTGTTTTTAGACATTACTTCAGCAACACCCATTAAAATGGCAGTATGTGTATCATGCCCGCAAGCATGCATAACACCCACTTTTTCACCCATAAATTCTGAAGTTACATTAGATTTATAGGGTAAATCATTTCGTTCTGTTACTGGTAATGCATCAATATCCGCTCTAAGTGCTACTACCTTTCCGGGTAAGTCACCCTTTAAAAGACCAACTACACCAGTATGTGCAACACCCGTTTGTACTTCAATTCCTAAAGATTTCAGGTGCTTTGCAATTTTCTCCGCAGTTTTAAATTCGCGGTTTCCCAATTCAGGATTTTGATGAATTTCTCTACGCCAATCCACTACTTTGCTTTCAATGGCCTTGTAGTCTTTTTCAAGATTTGGTCCTTGTGCTTGCACGGAATATCCGAAAAGTACTAAAGCCAATAAACCTAGTTTTTTCATAATCAGTATTTTAAATTAAATTGTTCTCTTTGTTAAGTTGACATTCGTTTCTCAAACTCATCAACTGATAAGCATACTATTCGGAATTAAAGCTTAAATATATTCAAAATGAAAAGAAATACCATCCATTGTTTATAAATCTAAATAACATCACTTTTACGATCTCTCAATAATGGCTAAATTCACGCCTTTAAATAAAAGAAAATTTGAGCTCATTTATAGATGAATTGAACGAAGCCCAAAAGGCACCTGTTTTACATAAAGACGGACCTTTAATGGTTATTGCTGGGGCAGGGTCGGGAAAAACGCGTGTATTAACGTATAGAATTGCACACCTTATGGCGCAAGGTGTGGACTCTTTTAATATTTTGTCATTGACATTTACCAACAAGGCAGCACGTGAAATGAAAGCACGTATTTCTAATATTGTTGGGGCTAGTGAAGCTAAGAATCTTTGGATGGGTACGTTCCACTCCGTTTTTGCCAAATTATTACGTATTGATGGTAATAAACTGGGTTACCCTGCTAATTTTACTATTTATGATACGCAAGATTCTCAGCGTTTAATTGCGTCTATTATAAAGGAAATGGGGCTTGATAAGGATATTTATAAGTACAAGCAGATACAGAATAGAATTTCTTCTTTTAAAAATAGCTTAATTACGGTAAAGGCTTATCGTAATGATCCCGATTTGGTGGAGCAAGATGCCATGGCCAAAAAACCTAGAACAGGTGATATTTACGAAAATTATGTAGATCGTTGTTTTAAAGCGGGTGCAATGGATTTTGATGATTTACTA
The genomic region above belongs to Maribacter hydrothermalis and contains:
- a CDS encoding amidohydrolase, coding for MKKLGLLALVLFGYSVQAQGPNLEKDYKAIESKVVDWRREIHQNPELGNREFKTAEKIAKHLKSLGIEVQTGVAHTGVVGLLKGDLPGKVVALRADIDALPVTERNDLPYKSNVTSEFMGEKVGVMHACGHDTHTAILMGVAEVMSKNKDKIKGTVKFIFQPAEEGPPPGEEGGALLMVKEGVMNSPKVDAIFGLHINSQTPVGVIKYKSGGTMAAAQEFTINVKGKQSHGSQPWAGVDPILISAKIIDGLQSIISRETDLTNEAAVITVGKIRSGVRFNIIPESAEMIGTIRTLDYDMKDKLNKRMVEMVKDIAKAYGGEATCEIKDATDITYNNPELVEQMLPTIRRIAGNANVQNQKAVTGAEDFSYFQREAPGFFFFLGGMTPGSTESFPHHTPDFLIDDSGLLLGVRALTEMSIDYLNSDQTPLLDIKPKG